In Streptomyces sp. NBC_01381, a genomic segment contains:
- a CDS encoding LacI family DNA-binding transcriptional regulator — translation MTSLVDVARAAGVAVATASRVLSGSDHPVSAKTRAKVVAAAEKLDYSPSALARAMVSPNSRLMGVLVSDIVNPYFAVIARGVDDVATRAGYVTMLSNVDRSTATEISRLQAMRDYRAAGVIFAGSGYVDDPQRPALLKAVRQAQEQGIRAVSLADRDLGCPTVTVDNHAAAHDITDHLVALGHRRIAFIEGPAGMTVTRQRREGFIARMREAGLGSGAHCVPGGFDYEAGHTATLRLIARRPLPDAVLAANDEVAVGALGALRQAGIDVPGEISVAGINDLRVAQHVGLTTVSLPLYEMGSLAARHIIESAPGTATDGAAATTLSHRLVPRETTARRPPER, via the coding sequence ATGACGTCACTGGTGGATGTCGCCCGGGCGGCGGGGGTGGCCGTGGCCACCGCATCGCGGGTGCTGAGCGGGTCCGACCATCCCGTCTCGGCGAAGACACGCGCCAAGGTCGTCGCGGCCGCCGAGAAGCTGGACTACTCGCCCAGCGCCCTGGCGCGGGCCATGGTCTCGCCCAACAGCCGCCTCATGGGCGTTCTGGTGAGCGACATCGTCAACCCGTACTTCGCCGTGATCGCCCGTGGCGTGGACGACGTGGCGACCCGGGCCGGCTACGTGACCATGCTGTCCAACGTCGACCGGAGCACCGCCACGGAGATCAGCCGGCTGCAGGCGATGCGGGACTACCGCGCCGCGGGAGTGATCTTCGCGGGCAGCGGTTACGTCGACGACCCGCAGCGACCGGCCCTGCTCAAGGCGGTCCGCCAGGCGCAGGAGCAGGGCATCCGGGCCGTGTCACTCGCCGACCGCGACCTCGGCTGCCCGACCGTCACCGTCGACAACCACGCCGCCGCCCACGACATCACGGACCACCTCGTCGCGCTCGGTCACCGCCGGATCGCGTTCATCGAGGGTCCGGCCGGCATGACCGTCACCCGGCAGCGCAGGGAGGGCTTCATCGCCCGTATGCGCGAGGCAGGACTCGGCAGCGGCGCGCACTGCGTGCCGGGCGGTTTCGACTACGAGGCCGGTCACACCGCGACCCTGCGCCTCATCGCACGCCGGCCGCTGCCCGATGCCGTACTCGCGGCCAACGACGAGGTCGCGGTCGGTGCGCTCGGCGCCCTGCGTCAGGCGGGCATCGACGTACCGGGCGAGATCTCCGTCGCCGGCATCAACGACCTCAGGGTCGCCCAGCACGTCGGCCTGACCACGGTGAGCCTCCCGCTGTACGAGATGGGCTCCCTGGCCGCCCGCCACATCATCGAGTCCGCGCCGGGCACCGCCACCGATGGCGCTGCCGCCACCACGCTCAGCCATCGGCTCGTCCCCCGGGAGACCACTGCCCGGCGCCCGCCGGAGCGATGA
- a CDS encoding ABC transporter substrate-binding protein, translating to MHVWTRAKRLAAVALLSVVTATACGGPGTHIRADGKLSFTVALIEPDLTTVPLLAAVDTLRDQGHEVDVVELAEPELAVEGLAKGDYAISAEATGPALSAIEQDAPIKIIADVVGNQWALYGRSAVSSCDDLNGRPFGIFSEGAVATAIAKDWVAAECGAGKRPDYLTIGGSDVRAQALASGEIDATPLEISDAVALESSGASGLTKVVDFAESLPDLHPQTVYANAAFLTRHREVAQEFVTALVREHGRINADPRHLVALVKKYLPEEDQEDVATTARRYRDAKLFDAAALTRRNVQGTIDFFARAGVIERGMTTRDAADLSFIEGAS from the coding sequence ATGCACGTCTGGACTCGCGCGAAACGGCTCGCCGCTGTCGCGCTCCTGTCCGTCGTCACCGCGACCGCCTGTGGCGGCCCGGGCACCCACATCCGCGCGGACGGGAAGCTCTCGTTCACCGTGGCGCTCATCGAACCGGACCTCACGACCGTGCCGCTCCTGGCGGCCGTCGACACCCTCCGCGACCAGGGCCACGAGGTCGATGTCGTGGAACTGGCAGAACCGGAACTGGCCGTCGAGGGGCTGGCCAAGGGCGACTACGCGATCTCCGCCGAGGCGACGGGCCCGGCGCTGAGCGCCATCGAACAGGACGCCCCCATCAAGATCATCGCCGATGTCGTCGGCAACCAGTGGGCGCTGTACGGCAGGTCCGCCGTCTCGTCCTGCGACGACCTGAACGGACGCCCGTTCGGGATCTTCAGCGAGGGCGCGGTGGCGACCGCCATCGCCAAGGACTGGGTGGCCGCCGAGTGCGGTGCGGGCAAGCGCCCCGACTACCTCACGATCGGCGGCTCGGACGTGCGCGCACAGGCCCTCGCCTCGGGGGAGATCGACGCGACGCCGCTGGAGATCTCCGACGCGGTCGCCCTGGAGTCGTCGGGCGCCTCCGGGCTCACCAAGGTCGTCGACTTCGCCGAGAGCCTGCCGGACCTGCATCCGCAGACCGTGTACGCGAACGCCGCGTTCCTGACCCGACACCGCGAGGTGGCCCAGGAGTTCGTCACCGCCTTGGTGCGGGAGCACGGCAGGATCAACGCCGATCCGCGGCACCTGGTGGCCCTGGTGAAGAAGTACCTGCCGGAGGAGGACCAGGAGGACGTGGCCACGACCGCACGGCGCTACCGCGACGCGAAGCTCTTCGACGCGGCGGCGCTGACGCGGCGCAACGTCCAGGGCACCATCGACTTCTTCGCCCGCGCCGGCGTGATCGAACGGGGGATGACCACGCGGGACGCGGCCGACCTCAGCTTCATCGAGGGGGCGTCATGA
- a CDS encoding ABC transporter permease encodes MTVHQGGIATAAVAARRRILDANWPYQLLTFALFAAAWELYARERGGLLLPGFAETVRATVGLLADAELWRALYVSNQALVLGFGLALVVGVPAGILLGRFRLLERYTDVYLNILLVTPMAAIIPLLVMSVGVGLASRVLLVTVFSVVMVVVNCRTGVRQVDPSLIEMARSFGAGERRIWTRILLPGALPAIMTGARLGIGRAVTGMVIVELLMVSDGLGGLILRYRGLLKAPQLYGTVVIILAEALLLISLARWGERKLTRWARTQTAGGAR; translated from the coding sequence ATGACGGTTCATCAGGGAGGCATCGCGACGGCAGCCGTGGCGGCACGCCGGCGGATCCTGGACGCCAACTGGCCCTACCAGCTCCTCACGTTCGCGCTCTTCGCCGCGGCCTGGGAGCTCTACGCCCGCGAACGGGGCGGCCTGCTGCTTCCGGGCTTCGCCGAGACGGTCCGGGCCACGGTCGGGCTTCTCGCCGACGCGGAGCTGTGGCGTGCCCTGTACGTCAGCAACCAGGCGCTCGTGCTGGGCTTCGGCCTCGCCCTCGTCGTCGGTGTCCCGGCGGGCATCCTCCTCGGCCGGTTCCGGCTGCTGGAGCGGTACACGGACGTCTACCTCAACATCCTCCTCGTCACGCCGATGGCCGCGATCATTCCGCTGCTCGTGATGTCGGTGGGCGTGGGTCTGGCCTCGCGGGTCCTTCTGGTCACGGTCTTCTCGGTCGTGATGGTGGTCGTGAACTGCCGGACCGGCGTACGGCAGGTGGACCCCTCGCTGATCGAGATGGCCCGCTCCTTCGGCGCCGGAGAGAGGCGGATCTGGACCCGGATCCTGCTGCCGGGTGCCCTCCCCGCGATCATGACCGGCGCCCGGCTCGGCATCGGCCGCGCGGTCACCGGCATGGTCATCGTCGAACTGCTCATGGTCTCCGACGGGTTGGGCGGGCTGATCCTGAGGTACCGCGGCCTGCTCAAGGCGCCGCAGCTCTACGGCACCGTCGTGATCATCCTGGCGGAGGCGCTGCTCCTGATCTCCCTCGCCCGGTGGGGCGAACGCAAGCTGACCCGATGGGCACGGACACAGACGGCAGGAGGCGCTCGATGA
- a CDS encoding ABC transporter ATP-binding protein, giving the protein MITIRGLGKSFVGQDGTTVQALRGVDLEVAANEFLTVLGPSGCGKTTLLKAVAGLTPWDTGDILIDGAPVRGPGPDRSVVFQNFALLPWATVLDNVAFGLRMRGVGRAEREERARSLIGTVGLAGFESKLPGELSGGMQQRVGIARALAVEPQVLLMDEPFGAVDEQTRRLLQEELLSLWEEHRLTVVFITHSMAEAVLLGDRVVLMSARPGRIADIVPVDLPRPRSGDVGSLERSGRYIEITAYLWDRLREMHTEHRPSKAVR; this is encoded by the coding sequence ATGATCACGATCCGAGGACTGGGCAAGAGCTTCGTCGGACAGGACGGCACCACTGTCCAGGCGCTGCGGGGCGTCGACCTGGAGGTGGCCGCCAATGAGTTCCTGACCGTGCTCGGTCCCAGCGGCTGTGGCAAGACCACCCTGCTGAAGGCCGTCGCCGGGCTCACCCCCTGGGACACCGGCGACATCCTCATCGACGGCGCACCGGTGCGCGGCCCCGGCCCCGACCGCAGCGTGGTCTTCCAGAACTTCGCGCTGCTGCCGTGGGCGACCGTCCTCGACAACGTCGCCTTCGGTCTGCGGATGCGCGGTGTCGGCCGGGCAGAACGCGAGGAACGCGCCCGCTCGTTGATCGGGACGGTGGGCCTCGCGGGCTTCGAGAGCAAGTTGCCCGGCGAGTTGTCCGGCGGCATGCAGCAACGCGTGGGCATCGCACGGGCCTTGGCGGTGGAGCCCCAAGTCCTGCTCATGGACGAGCCGTTCGGAGCGGTGGACGAGCAGACCCGGCGCCTGCTGCAGGAGGAGCTCCTGTCGCTCTGGGAGGAACACCGGCTGACCGTCGTGTTCATCACCCACAGCATGGCGGAGGCCGTGCTCCTCGGCGACCGCGTCGTCCTGATGAGCGCCCGGCCCGGGCGGATAGCGGACATCGTGCCCGTGGACCTGCCCCGGCCGCGCTCCGGCGACGTCGGCTCCCTGGAACGGTCCGGCAGGTACATCGAGATCACGGCGTACCTCTGGGACCGGCTCCGCGAGATGCACACGGAGCACCGCCCGTCGAAGGCGGTCCGGTGA
- a CDS encoding ABC transporter permease — translation MKAPAAPISLAVGAAAWELTGRLAGASFFPPLSTVLARLRELAADGLIYAGLRDSLVNLALGFAVSLVAGLGIGMAMGRSRKVEAALGVYVYALLTAPSLVFAPVFFALLGAGRASIVAVVVMYAMFVIIVNTASAVQSAPAHLVEMARSYGAGEGQVLLRVVLPAAAPMILAGVRLGVGRAVTGMINGEMFIAVVGLGHVVTEAGGRFDSAGVLAVLLVVIAVALTATALVQAVDRRVTRWVPKTSRGLR, via the coding sequence GTGAAGGCGCCGGCCGCACCGATCAGCCTCGCCGTCGGCGCCGCCGCCTGGGAGCTGACCGGGCGCCTTGCGGGTGCCTCGTTCTTCCCGCCGCTGAGCACGGTCCTTGCCCGGCTGCGTGAGCTTGCGGCGGACGGACTGATCTACGCCGGCTTGCGCGACAGCCTGGTCAACCTAGCCCTGGGGTTCGCCGTTTCCCTCGTCGCGGGGCTCGGCATCGGCATGGCCATGGGCCGCTCACGAAAGGTCGAGGCGGCGCTCGGTGTGTATGTGTACGCGCTGCTCACGGCCCCGTCGCTGGTCTTCGCGCCGGTCTTCTTCGCCCTACTTGGCGCGGGCCGCGCCTCGATCGTCGCGGTGGTGGTCATGTACGCGATGTTCGTCATCATCGTGAACACGGCGTCGGCCGTGCAGTCCGCCCCCGCGCACCTGGTGGAGATGGCGCGCTCCTACGGCGCGGGCGAGGGGCAGGTGCTGCTGCGCGTCGTGCTGCCGGCCGCCGCTCCCATGATCCTGGCCGGGGTGCGGCTCGGTGTCGGCCGCGCCGTCACCGGGATGATCAACGGCGAGATGTTCATCGCCGTCGTCGGCCTGGGGCACGTCGTCACCGAGGCGGGCGGGCGCTTCGACAGCGCGGGCGTCCTCGCCGTGCTCCTGGTCGTGATCGCGGTCGCGCTCACGGCCACCGCACTGGTCCAGGCCGTCGACCGCAGGGTCACCCGTTGGGTTCCGAAGACGTCGAGGGGATTGCGATGA
- a CDS encoding amidohydrolase family protein gives MTARKLDAYSHILPAPYFARMRELAVDTGALKRWLDLPALHDLDARLRMMDEFGDGYQQVLTLSSPPVELLAGPSQSPALARLANTSMEQLCERHPDRFPAFVAALPMNDPDAALVELAFAIDDLGARGVQVFTNVNGRPLDDPDFRAVFAEMAARDLPVWMHPTRGAAFADYATEDTSAYEIWWALGWPYETSVAMARLVFSGLLERHPDIKIITHHLGAMIPYLEGRIGLGWSDQLGSRTAGEEYERLRRERLPKRPLDYFRRFYADTALSGSAIGTRCGLDFFGAEHVLFGTDCPFDPEGGPLYIRETIRVIDALDLTDAARDQIYHRNIRRLMRLPDGGA, from the coding sequence ATGACCGCCCGCAAGCTGGATGCGTACAGCCACATCCTGCCCGCGCCGTACTTCGCGCGCATGCGTGAGCTCGCCGTCGACACGGGCGCCCTCAAGCGGTGGCTCGACCTGCCCGCGCTGCACGATCTCGACGCGCGACTGCGGATGATGGACGAGTTCGGCGACGGCTACCAGCAGGTGCTCACCCTGTCGTCGCCGCCGGTCGAACTGCTCGCGGGACCGTCTCAGTCCCCGGCTCTGGCGCGGCTCGCCAACACGTCGATGGAGCAGCTGTGCGAGCGCCACCCTGACAGATTCCCGGCGTTCGTGGCCGCCCTGCCGATGAACGATCCCGATGCCGCGCTCGTCGAACTCGCCTTCGCCATAGACGACTTGGGTGCACGCGGAGTGCAGGTGTTCACCAACGTCAACGGCAGGCCGCTGGACGACCCGGACTTCCGGGCCGTGTTCGCCGAGATGGCGGCGCGTGACCTGCCGGTCTGGATGCACCCGACCCGCGGCGCCGCCTTCGCCGACTACGCCACCGAGGACACCTCCGCGTACGAGATCTGGTGGGCGCTCGGCTGGCCCTACGAGACCAGCGTCGCCATGGCCCGGCTCGTCTTCTCCGGCCTCCTCGAGCGGCACCCGGACATCAAGATCATCACCCACCATCTGGGAGCGATGATCCCCTACCTGGAAGGCAGGATCGGCCTGGGCTGGAGCGACCAGCTCGGCAGCCGCACGGCCGGCGAGGAGTACGAACGGCTGCGCCGCGAGCGGTTGCCGAAGCGGCCGCTGGACTACTTCCGTCGCTTCTACGCCGACACGGCGTTGTCGGGCTCCGCCATCGGCACCCGGTGCGGCCTGGACTTCTTCGGCGCCGAGCACGTCCTGTTCGGCACCGACTGCCCGTTCGACCCTGAGGGGGGACCCCTGTACATCCGCGAGACGATCCGCGTCATCGACGCGCTTGACCTCACGGACGCCGCACGCGACCAGATCTACCACCGCAACATCCGGCGTCTGATGCGGCTGCCTGACGGAGGGGCGTGA
- a CDS encoding LacI family DNA-binding transcriptional regulator, with protein MVTLAEVAQHAGVSASTVSYVLSGKRSISASTKDRVQQSIRELGYHPNAGARALASSRSNIIALMVPLRTDMYVPVMMEIAVAVATTARTHGYDVLLLTGEEGPEAVRRIEGSALADAMILMDVELHDERLPLIREADRPAVLIGLPADPTGLTCVDLDFVATGAQCVEHLSGLGHREIAVIGEAPAVYERHTGFAERTLDGLRTRARELGVRVLHRPCEGTYGALAATLARIFDERPGTTGFVVQNESAVEPLLSLLRRQGRAIPEDVSVIAICPDQVATQASVRLTSVGIPAQEMGREAVERVVAKLRGQGVDEVSLLTPELTVRASSGPAKG; from the coding sequence ATGGTCACCCTCGCCGAGGTCGCCCAGCATGCCGGAGTCTCGGCCAGCACGGTGAGCTACGTCCTCAGCGGCAAGCGGTCCATATCCGCCTCCACCAAGGACCGCGTCCAACAGTCCATCCGCGAGCTCGGCTACCACCCGAACGCCGGCGCCCGCGCCCTGGCCAGCAGCCGGTCCAACATCATCGCGCTGATGGTGCCGCTGCGCACCGACATGTACGTACCGGTGATGATGGAGATCGCCGTCGCCGTCGCCACCACCGCGCGCACCCACGGGTACGACGTACTGCTCCTGACCGGTGAGGAGGGCCCCGAGGCGGTCCGCCGCATCGAGGGCAGTGCGCTCGCCGACGCAATGATCCTGATGGATGTGGAACTGCACGACGAGCGCCTTCCGCTGATCCGCGAGGCCGACCGGCCCGCAGTGCTCATCGGCCTCCCCGCCGACCCGACCGGCCTGACCTGCGTAGACCTGGACTTCGTGGCGACGGGCGCACAGTGCGTGGAGCACCTCTCCGGTCTTGGACACCGGGAGATCGCCGTGATCGGCGAGGCGCCCGCGGTGTACGAGCGGCACACCGGCTTCGCCGAGCGGACCCTGGACGGGCTGCGCACGCGGGCCCGGGAGCTCGGCGTGCGGGTGCTGCACCGGCCCTGCGAGGGGACGTACGGCGCACTGGCCGCGACCCTGGCCAGGATCTTCGACGAACGCCCCGGCACCACGGGCTTCGTCGTGCAGAACGAGTCGGCGGTGGAACCCCTCCTGAGCCTCCTGCGCCGGCAGGGTCGCGCCATCCCCGAAGACGTCTCCGTCATCGCCATCTGCCCCGACCAGGTCGCCACCCAGGCCTCGGTGCGCCTCACCTCCGTCGGTATCCCCGCGCAGGAGATGGGGCGAGAGGCGGTGGAGCGTGTCGTCGCCAAACTGCGGGGCCAGGGCGTCGACGAAGTCTCCCTGCTCACCCCGGAGTTGACGGTCCGCGCGAGCTCGGGCCCCGCAAAGGGCTGA
- a CDS encoding SigE family RNA polymerase sigma factor translates to MGTAVDDAAAAEFHDFFERHYAELARLAHLLTGEKDAADDLAADALVALWNRWGRVRAADHPAAYARGVVASMARSRIRSAVRERRRVALFWGQRSEGVDDPDVPAVVDVQEALRTLPFRKRACVVLRHAFDLSEKDTALTLGISVGTVKSQTSKGMAELQRLLGDRAAAQLVGGRQ, encoded by the coding sequence GTGGGGACAGCCGTCGACGACGCAGCCGCCGCGGAGTTCCATGACTTCTTCGAGCGGCACTACGCCGAACTCGCCCGCCTCGCCCACCTGTTGACCGGCGAGAAGGACGCCGCGGACGATCTGGCGGCGGACGCCCTGGTCGCGCTCTGGAACCGCTGGGGCCGGGTGCGGGCCGCCGACCACCCGGCCGCGTACGCCCGCGGTGTCGTCGCCAGCATGGCGCGCAGCCGCATCCGCAGCGCCGTCCGGGAGCGCCGCAGAGTGGCCCTCTTCTGGGGGCAGCGCTCGGAGGGCGTGGACGACCCCGACGTACCGGCGGTCGTCGACGTCCAGGAGGCGCTGCGTACGCTGCCGTTCCGCAAGCGGGCCTGTGTGGTCCTGCGGCACGCCTTCGACCTTTCGGAGAAGGACACCGCCCTCACCCTCGGCATATCGGTCGGTACGGTGAAGAGCCAGACGTCCAAGGGAATGGCGGAGCTGCAACGGCTACTGGGCGACCGTGCCGCGGCGCAACTCGTGGGAGGGAGGCAGTGA
- a CDS encoding TetR/AcrR family transcriptional regulator, whose protein sequence is MPASPVSPRSPAPQGRTGRPPVTSRAQILTAARELIDRDGWEKLTIRRLAAELGIGATTLYHHIQSKDDLLILLLNHHVARIERPQLPGAPRERIVVAATALHDALAAWPWAAEVLSADGFVGLLDESAMWMVEAIVAGAEDHGCTPEQSVDVFRSLWYYTVGEVLVRAHSARRHAAGHPFAYRDDLDPSQVPHLAAIGVRWAALAARDIYPQGLRAFVDGLLAEVTPTA, encoded by the coding sequence ATGCCCGCATCGCCCGTATCGCCGCGCTCTCCCGCACCACAGGGCCGCACCGGCCGCCCGCCCGTGACGTCCCGTGCGCAGATCCTGACGGCGGCCCGGGAGCTGATCGACCGGGACGGCTGGGAGAAGCTGACCATCCGCCGGCTCGCCGCCGAGCTGGGCATCGGGGCGACGACCCTGTACCACCACATCCAGAGCAAGGACGATCTACTGATCCTGCTGCTCAATCACCACGTCGCCCGGATCGAGCGCCCCCAACTGCCCGGCGCCCCACGGGAGCGCATCGTCGTGGCCGCCACCGCGCTGCACGACGCGCTCGCCGCCTGGCCATGGGCCGCGGAAGTCCTGTCGGCCGACGGTTTCGTCGGTCTGCTCGACGAATCGGCGATGTGGATGGTCGAAGCCATCGTGGCCGGAGCCGAGGACCACGGATGCACACCCGAGCAGAGCGTCGACGTCTTCCGCAGCCTCTGGTACTACACCGTCGGCGAGGTGCTCGTCCGCGCCCACTCCGCCCGCCGGCATGCCGCCGGCCATCCGTTCGCCTACCGCGACGACCTGGACCCGTCCCAGGTGCCCCACCTGGCCGCCATCGGCGTGCGATGGGCCGCGCTTGCCGCACGGGACATCTACCCCCAGGGGCTCCGCGCGTTCGTCGACGGGCTGCTCGCGGAGGTCACGCCGACGGCGTGA
- a CDS encoding MFS transporter, translated as MAVVQFMVSLDLSVVNLGLPQIAAGLGFSATGLTWVIHAYALTFGGLLLLGGKAADRYGNKRVLLLGLGLFGLASLAGGFAQEPGQLVAARAAQGIGAAALAPAALSLLTSTFPAGRARVRAFGVWSAMNAAGAALGVLIGGLLTEYADWRWVMFVNVPMAAGALAVAWRGVAAGEPAARGGRPDVLGGVLVTAGMTLLVFGVVRTDRYAWTSSVTLTTLAAAAALLAAFLHVERTTTREPLVRLGLFANRSVAGANACTLLIGATMASSFYFLSLYVQQVLGKGPATTGVMFLPLALGVIAGSVLAVKLGYRLAPRTLLVGGGLLTASGLAWFGLISPDGAFLTDVLGPSIVSGVGFGLCLGPAVSLATAGVAPHEAGTASGLLNSSRQIGASLGLAALGAAAHDRTGSTITPETLNDGYALGLTLGAALLAGAVLVALAVLPRTVAPAPARVAETDDRLTKTGGR; from the coding sequence GTGGCCGTCGTGCAGTTCATGGTGTCCCTCGACCTGTCGGTCGTGAACCTGGGACTCCCGCAGATCGCCGCAGGCCTCGGCTTCAGCGCGACGGGCCTGACCTGGGTGATCCACGCCTACGCCCTCACCTTCGGCGGGCTGCTCCTGCTGGGCGGCAAGGCCGCCGACCGGTACGGCAACAAGCGGGTCCTGCTGCTCGGGCTAGGCCTCTTCGGCCTCGCCTCGCTCGCCGGGGGCTTCGCGCAGGAGCCCGGCCAGCTCGTCGCCGCCCGGGCCGCGCAGGGCATCGGGGCCGCCGCGCTGGCTCCGGCCGCGCTGTCCCTGCTGACCTCGACGTTCCCCGCGGGCCGGGCCCGCGTCCGGGCCTTCGGGGTATGGAGTGCGATGAACGCCGCCGGAGCCGCCCTCGGTGTCCTGATCGGCGGCCTGCTCACCGAGTACGCCGACTGGCGCTGGGTGATGTTCGTGAACGTACCGATGGCCGCGGGCGCGCTGGCCGTGGCCTGGCGGGGCGTCGCCGCGGGAGAGCCGGCAGCGCGCGGAGGGCGTCCGGACGTGCTCGGCGGCGTCCTGGTCACGGCGGGCATGACGCTGCTGGTGTTCGGCGTCGTCCGCACCGATCGATACGCGTGGACCTCGTCGGTCACCCTGACCACACTGGCGGCCGCCGCCGCACTGCTCGCCGCGTTCCTCCACGTCGAGCGGACCACCACCCGCGAACCGCTCGTCCGCCTCGGCCTGTTCGCCAACCGCTCGGTCGCCGGCGCGAACGCCTGCACCCTGCTGATCGGCGCGACCATGGCCTCGTCCTTCTACTTCTTGTCCCTCTACGTCCAGCAAGTCCTCGGCAAGGGCCCGGCGACGACCGGCGTCATGTTCCTGCCGCTGGCCCTCGGAGTGATCGCCGGATCCGTGCTCGCCGTGAAACTCGGCTACCGTCTCGCTCCCCGCACCCTGCTCGTCGGCGGCGGCCTGCTGACCGCGAGCGGGCTCGCCTGGTTCGGCCTGATCAGCCCTGACGGTGCCTTCCTCACCGATGTCCTGGGGCCCTCGATCGTCTCCGGCGTGGGCTTCGGGCTCTGCCTCGGACCGGCCGTCTCCCTCGCCACCGCCGGTGTCGCGCCCCACGAGGCCGGAACCGCGTCGGGGCTGCTCAACAGCTCACGCCAGATCGGCGCTTCGCTCGGACTCGCCGCCCTCGGCGCCGCGGCGCACGACCGCACCGGCTCGACCATCACACCCGAAACGCTCAACGACGGATACGCGCTCGGCCTGACCCTCGGTGCCGCGCTCCTGGCCGGAGCCGTGCTCGTGGCCCTGGCCGTCCTGCCCCGCACCGTCGCACCGGCACCGGCACGGGTCGCCGAGACCGACGACCGCCTGACCAAGACGGGAGGACGATGA